The following is a genomic window from Hymenobacter chitinivorans DSM 11115.
AAGAGGCGAGTAGAGAAGCCGTAGCGGGCGGCGGACCCGGGCCCGGCAGCGGGCCGCAAACGGTTGCGGGCGGCGGGCTAAGCGGCCGGAGCCACCCGGCCCTGGGCGGCGCCATTGCCACCGGGCTTCGACTCAAAGGTGGGTGCAAACGGTTGCGGAAGCTTCCTCTATTCGTTCAAAGAATTGCAGAATTGGTTCATCCCCACCATTCCCATAAATCACCTAACAATCAACAACTTAACAATAAACAAACTCCGCCATCAAAAGCCCAACTATCAGAATTGATACCTGTTTTCAAAAATTGATACATGCTTTGGAGCGGCCTTCAGGTAGCTGCGGGTCTAAAAACTAAAAAGCTAGTTCCCCTCCTTAGCTGAGGAGAGGTTAGGGGTAGTTGACTTTTGCTTGAACGACTTTTAGATGTAGTTCTAAAAATTGTTCTGACGGTCATCAACCACCCCTAACCCCTTCTCAGCAAAGGAGGGGAACTAGCAGTAGCTTTTAAAACAATGTGGGCTTCCCTTCTAGCCGGCGGTGGTGTGCAGGGCGCGGAACTCCGAGGGCGAAACCTGGTAGCGGGCCTTGAAGCTGGTGGAGAAATACGAGGGCGAGGAAAAGCCCAGCTGGTAGGCTACCTCGGCAATGGTCAGGTCGTCGGTGAGCAGCAGCTGCCGGGCCTTGGTCAGGCGCACGCCCTGGATGAAGTCGGTGACGCCGGTGCCGAGCACGGCCTTGACTTTGCGGTAGAGCTGTACCCGGGAAATACCCAGACTGCGGGCCACGTCTTCCACCGAGAGGTCGGAGCGCGACACGTTGGCTTCGACAATGGCGGTGAGGTCGGCCAGGAATTTCTGGTCGACGCGCTGGGGGGCCACCGTAACGGTGTCGGTGCTCAGCTCACGGCGGAAATGCTCCCGCTGCCGGTCCCGGTTGGCCAACAGGGTGCGCAGGCTTTCGAGCAGAAACGTGGGGTTGAAGGGCTTGATCAGGTACAGATCGGCGCCGGCCTGCACGCCTTCCACCTGCTGCTCGGGGGCGTTGCGGGCCGTGAGCAGCACGATGGGAATGTGGCTGGTGCGCCAGTCGCCCTTGAGCTGGGCCACCACGTCGAGGCCACTGATGCCGGGCAGCATCACGTCGCACACAATCAGGTCGGGAATGGTTTCGGCGGCCAGGCGCAGCCCGTTTTCCCCGTCGGGGGCGGTGTCGACCTGGAAGTGGGGCTGCAGCTTCTGGGTTACAAAGGCGTTGACGTCGGCGTTGTCCTCGATGACCAGCACCAGGGCTTCGCGGTGGGCCCCGGCCGCCAGCGGGGCCTCTTCCGTCGGGGGCGCGCTCAGCCCTTCGTCGATGGCCAGCGCGGGCACGGGCAAGGCCGCTTCGGTCGACTTCAGCTCGGCGGGCAGCTCCAGGGGCAGGGTCACGACGAAGGTGCTGCCCTGCCCGGGCTGGCTGGTAAAGGTGAGCTGGCCCAGGTGCAGGCGGGTCAGGCCCAGGGCCAGGGCCAGGCCCATGCCGGAGCCTTTGGCGGCCGACTGGTTGCCCTGGTAAAACCACTCGAAGATGTGGGCCCGGTCCTGTTCCGAGATGCCCCGGCCGGAGTCTTCCACGCTGATGCGCACGACGTTATCGGCGGGCACGGGCTGGATACTGACGCTGATCTGGCCCCGCTCGGGGGTAAACTTGAGGGCATTGGAGAGCAGGTTGAAAAAGACCTTGTCGAGGATGTTGACGTCGAACCAGAGGCGGACCACGGGCTCGGCGGGCAGGAAGCGCAGGCTGATGCCGCGCTGCCGGGCGGGCTTCTCGAACACGTCCATGATTTCGCGCACGAAGCCGACCAGGTTGCCCTCGGTGGCCCGCACCGGCATTTTGCCCACGTCGATTTTGCGGAAGTCCATGAGCTGGTTCACCAGCTGCAGCAGGCGCTGGGCGTTGCGGCGCACCAGGCTCAGGTCGTGGCGGTGGGGTGCGGGCAGGTCGGGGGCACTGGTCAGCATTTCCTCCACCGGACCCAGGATCAGCGTCAGCGGAGTGCGCAGCTCGTGGCTGAAGTTGGTGAAGAAGCGCAGCTTGGCCTCGGTTTCGACTTTGGCCCGCTCGGCAAAGTCCTGAATCTGGTTGCGCTGCTGGCGGATTTCCTCGTTCTGACCTTCCAGCTGCTCATTGATGCGGCGATTCACGCGGAAGGCCCGGAAGGCCACGGCCCCCAGCACGGCGGCCCCGAGCAGGGCCGCGGCCAGCACGTAGAGCACGGTTTGCTGGCTGGCGTAGGTGTCGCGCTGCTGCTGCAGGAGTTGCTGCTGGCGCTGAATGTCCTGCTGCTGGCTGCCCAGCTTCTCGGTTTGCAGCTTCATGGTCAGCGCGTTGGTCGAGTCGATGACCATGGTGCCGAGGATGTTTTCCTTGTCGTAGGGCTGCTGGCGCAGAATCTTCAGGGCCGTGCGGATGGCATCCTCCCCGCCGGGCGAGTAGAGCAGCGTGGCGGTAAGAATGCCATCCTGGACCAGCTGAATCCCGCCCCGCATACCGGGCAGGCCATCCACGCCCACGATTTTGACCTGATTCTGGCGGCCCAGCTGCTTGCACACCTGGTACGCGCCCAGCGCCACCCGGTCGTTGTGGGCAAAAATCAGGTCGACTTCGGGGTGGGCTTGGAGCACGGCCGGCAGGCGCTCCAGCACCGAGGGCCGCTCCCAGTTGCTGTTGACCTGGGCCACGAGCTGCATCCCGGGGTAGGCGGCCAGGGCCTGCACGAAGCCTCGGTGCCGGTCGACGGCCGGCGACGAGCCGGGGGCGCCCAGCACTTCCAGCACCTGCCCGCGCTGCTTGAGCAGGGAGGCCACGTAGTTGCCGGCCGTGTGGCCCACTTCCACGTTGTTGCCGCCCACGTAGGCGGTGTAGAGCTTGGAAGTGGTGCGGCGGTCCAGAATCACGACCGGAATGCCGCGGTTGTACACTTCCTCCACGATGGGCGTGACGGGCTCGGCCTCGTTGGCCGATACAATCAGCAGGTCGATACCCTCGCGGAGCAGCTCCTTGATCTGCTGCTCCTGCAGGGCGCTGTTGTAGCGGGCGTCCTTGATGGTGAAGCTGACTTCGGGGTAGAAGCTGAGCTCCTTTTTCATGCCCGCCAGCATGGCCTGCCGCCAGGCGTCGCCGTTGGTGCACTGCGAAAAGCCGATGCGGTACGTTGGCGGCGGGGCCTGGGGGGTGCAACCGGTAAGCACCGCCAGCACCAGGCCCAGCAGTAGCGTCCCATACCGCAGCAAAGCGGGCGGGCGGGGCGAGGAAGCAGGCGGGGCGGGGTGGGGCATGGGGCGGGGTTGGCAGCGCAAAACTAAAAAGCCCGCGGAGCTTTCCGGCTCGGCGGGCTAGGCGGCAGCTCTAAGATACGCGGTTTGGAGGAGCCTCAAACGGTAGCCCGCCCTGGCGCAAGCAGGAGTACGGGTGAGTATGGTTCGGGGGGGCTTAGTCATGCAGTCCCTTGCCGCTGAG
Proteins encoded in this region:
- a CDS encoding substrate-binding domain-containing protein, translating into MPHPAPPASSPRPPALLRYGTLLLGLVLAVLTGCTPQAPPPTYRIGFSQCTNGDAWRQAMLAGMKKELSFYPEVSFTIKDARYNSALQEQQIKELLREGIDLLIVSANEAEPVTPIVEEVYNRGIPVVILDRRTTSKLYTAYVGGNNVEVGHTAGNYVASLLKQRGQVLEVLGAPGSSPAVDRHRGFVQALAAYPGMQLVAQVNSNWERPSVLERLPAVLQAHPEVDLIFAHNDRVALGAYQVCKQLGRQNQVKIVGVDGLPGMRGGIQLVQDGILTATLLYSPGGEDAIRTALKILRQQPYDKENILGTMVIDSTNALTMKLQTEKLGSQQQDIQRQQQLLQQQRDTYASQQTVLYVLAAALLGAAVLGAVAFRAFRVNRRINEQLEGQNEEIRQQRNQIQDFAERAKVETEAKLRFFTNFSHELRTPLTLILGPVEEMLTSAPDLPAPHRHDLSLVRRNAQRLLQLVNQLMDFRKIDVGKMPVRATEGNLVGFVREIMDVFEKPARQRGISLRFLPAEPVVRLWFDVNILDKVFFNLLSNALKFTPERGQISVSIQPVPADNVVRISVEDSGRGISEQDRAHIFEWFYQGNQSAAKGSGMGLALALGLTRLHLGQLTFTSQPGQGSTFVVTLPLELPAELKSTEAALPVPALAIDEGLSAPPTEEAPLAAGAHREALVLVIEDNADVNAFVTQKLQPHFQVDTAPDGENGLRLAAETIPDLIVCDVMLPGISGLDVVAQLKGDWRTSHIPIVLLTARNAPEQQVEGVQAGADLYLIKPFNPTFLLESLRTLLANRDRQREHFRRELSTDTVTVAPQRVDQKFLADLTAIVEANVSRSDLSVEDVARSLGISRVQLYRKVKAVLGTGVTDFIQGVRLTKARQLLLTDDLTIAEVAYQLGFSSPSYFSTSFKARYQVSPSEFRALHTTAG